A segment of the Candidatus Binataceae bacterium genome:
GCGTCGCTGGTTTCAAGGCATCGCGATTTGCGCCGCGGTCAACGGCCCGAGGCCGGGGTTGGCGATGCGCCGCCGCTGAGCGGAACTGATCCCACGATTTCGAGTCCATAGCCGGGCAGGTTCGCTAGCCGGGGCGCCACGTCGGACATCAGGGTCATCTTGCGCACCCCGACTTCGCGCAGGATCTGCGCGCCGATTCCGTAGTCGCGAAAATCCGCTTCGGGTTGGCTGAAACGGGTCGTCGCGCGGCGCACGGTCCGCTCCGGCGCGAGCTCGGAGGCGATCGCGTTGGACTCGCGTTTCACATAGAGCAGCACGCCGCTACCCGCCGCCGCGATCTGCTCCATCGCCGCGCGCAGCAGACTGCGCGTGTTGCGGCCCGCATAGCCGAATACGTCGCCGGGCAAGTACTCGCGATGCGCGCGCACCAGGATCGGTGTCCCCGGTTCCGGCTTGCCCATCACGAGCACGAGATGCTCGGTGTAATCGACCAGGTTGCGGAAAACGATCGCCTTGAACTCGCCGTATGCGGTCGGCAGCTTCGCTTCGGCGATCTTCTGCACCATCGTCTCGGTGCGCAGGCGATATTCAATAATGTCCGCGACGGTCACGACCTTGAGATTGTGCTTGCGCGCGAACTCGACCAGGTCGTCGCGCCGCGCCATCGTGCCGTCGTCCTTCAGAATCTCGCAGATAACGCCCGCGGGCTTGAGTCCGGCAAGGCGCGCGAGATCGACCGCACCTTCGGTCTGCCCCGTGCGAACCAGCACGCCGCCGTCGCGCGCGCGCAAGGGATACACGTAGCCGGGCGTAATGAACTCCGAGCCGCTCGCGTCCTCGCGCACCGCCTGGAGAATCGTCATCGCGCGGTCCTGCGCCGAGATGCCCGAGCCGCGGCATCGCCGCGCGGTGATCGCCGTCGTGAACGCGGTGCCGAGCGGGGCCTGGTTGTCGCCGACCATCATGCTGAGGCCGAGGCGGTCGATGCGGTCGCCGCTCATCGGCAGGCAGATGAGCCCGCGGGCGAACTTCGCCATGAAGTTGATCGCTTCGGGCGTGACCTTCTCCGCCGCCATCGAAAGATCGCCTTCGTTCTCGCGCTGCTCGTCATCCATCAGGATGATCATGTGGCCGCGGCGCGTTTCTTCGAGCGCCTCCTCGACGGAGATGAAGGGTGCGCGCGCTTTCTTGCGAGGATTTATTTCACCGAACATCGTTTCGACCTTGCCGCAAAGAAGGAGCCGCGGCGCAACTCAATGTAGGGCAATTCTAGCGCGTCCGCTATCGGCCAGTGAATCACTTTTTGTGCGCAATCGGAGCCGTTCCATAGGACATTGGCGATGCTATCCTGCGGAGCGTGAGTGAAATTCGCAAGGCAGTGCTGCTGGCGGCGGGTCGCGGCAAACGGCTTGGCGAAATCACGGCGAAGACGCCCAAGCCAATGCTCGCGATCGCTGGCGCTCCGCTCATCGAGCACGTCGTGGATGTGCTCGTGCATTCCGGAATTTCCGAGTTCGCGATTGTCGTCGGCTACCTTGCAGAGCAGATCGAAGAATGGTGCGCCGAGTACGCCGCGCGGATGCCGCATCTGACGATCACACCGATTCGACAGGCCGCGCTGAATGGCACCGGCGGCGCTATGCTCGCGGCCGAGGCGTTCCTCAGCGGCGCGGAGCGCTTCGTTTTCGGCTGGGGCGATATCCTGATGGATCGCGCCAACTATCCGCGCTTCGTCGAGCATGCGCGCCACGACGAGTACGATTTCCTGCTCGCGGTGAATCGCGTGAAAGATCCGTTTCGCGGCGC
Coding sequences within it:
- a CDS encoding nucleotidyltransferase family protein, yielding MSEIRKAVLLAAGRGKRLGEITAKTPKPMLAIAGAPLIEHVVDVLVHSGISEFAIVVGYLAEQIEEWCAEYAARMPHLTITPIRQAALNGTGGAMLAAEAFLSGAERFVFGWGDILMDRANYPRFVEHARHDEYDFLLAVNRVKDPFRGAAVYIDAEMRVERLDEKPAEGTAKTEWNNAGLFAAGQSLFDYLKRLELSPRGEYELPAAISKMIDDGLTVRAVDMRGFWSDVGTPKDLEAARALFKPRRKTS
- the ribB gene encoding 3,4-dihydroxy-2-butanone-4-phosphate synthase, with amino-acid sequence MFGEINPRKKARAPFISVEEALEETRRGHMIILMDDEQRENEGDLSMAAEKVTPEAINFMAKFARGLICLPMSGDRIDRLGLSMMVGDNQAPLGTAFTTAITARRCRGSGISAQDRAMTILQAVREDASGSEFITPGYVYPLRARDGGVLVRTGQTEGAVDLARLAGLKPAGVICEILKDDGTMARRDDLVEFARKHNLKVVTVADIIEYRLRTETMVQKIAEAKLPTAYGEFKAIVFRNLVDYTEHLVLVMGKPEPGTPILVRAHREYLPGDVFGYAGRNTRSLLRAAMEQIAAAGSGVLLYVKRESNAIASELAPERTVRRATTRFSQPEADFRDYGIGAQILREVGVRKMTLMSDVAPRLANLPGYGLEIVGSVPLSGGASPTPASGR